In Parasteatoda tepidariorum isolate YZ-2023 chromosome 2, CAS_Ptep_4.0, whole genome shotgun sequence, one DNA window encodes the following:
- the LOC107454434 gene encoding cuticle protein 10.9-like: MFHLFLVISAVLCHHFVFGYGGFGGEMHMPKPYQFGYVAKINGGESHHHESGIGGAAVQGSYGYTDAKGIHREVTYLADQGGFKAQVKTNEPGTAPKDPAAVQMMSTGDEYMGAGFGAGGMGGGYMGGAGMGGIGGGKGGFGGRMW, encoded by the exons ATGTTTCATCTG tttcttgtaaTCAGTGCAGTTTTGTGCCACCATTTTGTTTTTGGATATGGTGGATTTGGGGGCGAAATG CATATGCCGAAACCATATCAATTCGGATACGTTGCCAAAATTAATGGTGGAGAATCACATCACCATGAATCTGGCATTGGAGGTGCAGCAGTCCAAGGAAGTTACGGGTATACAGACGCCAAAGGTATTCACAGAGAAGTGACTTACTTGGCTGACCAAGGAGGATTTAAAGCTCAAGTCAAGACAAATGAACCCGGTACCGCCCCTAAGGATCCAGCAGCCGTCCAAATGATGTCTACTGGCGATGAATACATGGGAGCTGGATTTGGTGCTGGTGGCATGGGTGGTGGATACATGGGAGGAGCTGGCATGGGTGGAATTGGAGGAGGAAAAGGTGGATTTGGAGGAAGAATGTGGTAA